In Desulfosoma sp., the sequence TTCCACGTCCTCTCCCGAACGTTCTTTTGTCATCGTCCGCTTTAAGGTGGGAGAAGACGAAGAAGAGAGCATTGTTCGGCTCAACCAAAAGATGTTCGCCAATTTCGATCTCATTCCTCCTGGTGCCAGTCCGCCCTTGATCAAGCCTCGGTCTATCGATGATGTGCCCATTTTGGCTCTAACCTTGTGGAGTGCCGACCTGGATGCCTTCGCGTTGCGACGCCTTGCAGCTCAGCTTCATGACCATGTGAAACAAGTGCCCAATGTGTCCGAAGTCCATATCATCGGAGGACAGCGCCGTCAGATTCGAGTCCTTCCTGATCCAGCCAAGATGGCCGCCCATGGAGTGGCTGCCGATAGGCTTCTCCACAGCCTTGCAGGTGCCAATCGTTCGCTGGCTTCCGGCCGCATGGTTTCCAACAACAGAGAAATCCTTTTGGACACCGGAGAATTTTTGAGATCGGCGGAGGATGTGGGTTCTTTGGTGGTGGCCGTTTATGAGGGACGGCCGGTGTTTCTGAGGGATGTGGCCGAGGTCATTGATGGGCCAGAAGAGCCGGCGGATTATGTCTTTTTCGGAGGTGGTCCGGCTTTTGAGGGTAAGCCTTTTCAGGAACTTTTTCCTGCGGTGACTTTGTCTATTGCCAAGCGGAAAGGGACCAATGCCATCGATGTGGCCCACGCTGTCTTGAAAAAAATTGATAGTCTCAAGGGCCGTCTTATTCCCCCAGAAGTGCATGTGACGGTTACGAGGGATTACGGAGAGACCGCAAAGGAAAAATCTGATGAACTTCTCTGGCACATGACCATCGCGGTCATTTCCGTCACCCTATTGATTCTTGCAACCCTTGGGGTTCGGGAATCCGGTATTGTGGCTATTGCCATTCCCGTCACCTTGGCGCTAACGCTGACCGTGTTTTACCTCGGCGGTTATACGCTCAACCGTGTGACCTTGTTTGCCCTGATTTTTTCCATCGGTATTTTGGTCGATGACGCTATCGTGGTGGTAGAAAACATCGTGCGCCACTATCGCATGCCGCATAACCGGGGCCGCAATCCCTTGGAGGTGGCCGTGGAAGCCACAGCTGAAGTGGGCAACCCTACGATCTTGGCCACTTTTGCCGTGATTGCGGCCATTTTACCCATGGCTTTCGTGCGGGGCCTCATGGGGCCTTACATGCGCCCCATTCCGGTAGGAGCCACGGCGGCCATGCTGTTTTCTCTGGCCGTCGCGTTTGTCGTGACACCCTGGGCCAGTGTGCGCCTGTTACGCCCGGAAGTGGAAGCCAAGCATGAAGCCGAAGGCTGGACCACGCGTGTGTATCGCCGTGCCATGCGCCCTTTGATTCACGAACCTTTTTGGCGCTATGGTTTCTTGGTTTTTGTGGTGTTGCTGCTTTTGGGGGCCATGAGCCTGGTGGCTTTCAAGGCCGTGCGGGTCAAGATGCTACCGTTCGACAACAAGAGCGAATTTCAGGTGGTGATCGACATGCCTGAAGGGAGCACTCTGGAACAGACAGCGGCGGCCACACGTCACATAGCTCAGGTGATTGCCGAAGCCCCAGAAACAACGCACTATCAGCTTTATATCGGCACAGCGGCTCCTCATAACTTTAACGGGCTGATACGTCACTATTTTTTGCGTCGCGGTCCCAATGTGGCGGACATACAAGTGAACCTGGTGCCGAAGGGAGACCGAAAGGCTCAAAGCCACGACATCGCCAAAAGGCTGCGGCCTGCCATTCAGGAAGTGGCTCGACTTTACGGAGCCAACGTAAAGGTTGCAGAAATTCCTCCGGGACCTCCGGTGCTGCAGACTTTGGTAGCGGAAATCTACGGCCCTGACGAAACCGGCCGATTGGCTATAGCCCGACAGGTTAAGGAAATTTTTGAAAAAACTGAGGGTGTTGTGGATGTGGACTGGTATGTTGAAGACGATCAGTCCAAGTTTGTTCTCACTGTGGACAAGGAAAAAGCCGCTTTGAACGGAATTTCCACGGCAACCATCGTGGAGACAGTGACGGCTTTGATTCGAGGCCAGGGGATCGGCTTGGCTCACATGCCTGAAGAAAAGGAGGATGTGCCCATCTGGGTGCAATTACCCATAGCATTGCGTTCCCGACTGGAGGATGTGCTACGCATCAAAGTGCAGGGCACTGAGGGGCGTTTGGTCCCCTTATCGGCGCTGGTTCAGGTTCGGGAAGTTGTTCAAGACAAAAGCATCCATCACAAGAATCTAATGCCGGTGGTTTATGTGACCGGCGATGTGGCGGGTAGAGAAGAAAGCCCGGTGTATGCGATTCTGAAGATGAACAAGGCTCTCGACAAGCTGGTGGTGCCGGAGGGGTATCGCTTGGAACGTTACGTGGCGACACTTCCCTTGAGCACGGAACGTTACGCCATGAAGTGGGATGGTGAATGGCACATCACTTATGAGGTGTTTCGGGATTTGGGTTTAGCTTTCGCGGCGGTGTTGGTCTTGATTTACATTTTGGTGGTGGGTTGGTTTCAATCATTTGTAACGCCTTTGGTGATTATGGCTGCTATTCCTTTTTCATTGGTGGGGATTCTTCCGGCGCACGGCCTTTTTGGGATCTTTTTTACGGCCACGTCCATGATTGGTTTTATTGCTGGAGCCGGCATTGTGGTGCGCAATTCTATTATTCTCGTGGATTTTGTGGAACTACGCCTCAGGGAAGGCATGCCTTTGGAGGATGCCGTGGTGGATGCCGGAGCGGTCCGGTTTCGCCCCATGGTCCTCACGGCCACCTCCTTAATTGTGGGCGCTGCTCCTATGCTACTAGACCCTATTTTTCAGGGACTTCCTTTGGCTCTCATGTCCGGCGAAGTGGCTTCCCTTTTACTGTCCCGCGTGGCCGTTCCCATCCTCTATTTTCTAAGCCGCCGCAGAACGGCTTGATCTGGATGCCGCATCTGGATCGTTCATGCCTACGAACAGCCTTTCTTTACGAAAGTGCCGTGAATT encodes:
- a CDS encoding efflux RND transporter permease subunit encodes the protein MTSLHLGLAGRVAKAFIDSKLTPLVILASLLLGLGAVLLLPREEEPQIVVPMLDIFVSMPGASAKEVEERVTKPMEKLLWEIPGVEYIYSTSSPERSFVIVRFKVGEDEEESIVRLNQKMFANFDLIPPGASPPLIKPRSIDDVPILALTLWSADLDAFALRRLAAQLHDHVKQVPNVSEVHIIGGQRRQIRVLPDPAKMAAHGVAADRLLHSLAGANRSLASGRMVSNNREILLDTGEFLRSAEDVGSLVVAVYEGRPVFLRDVAEVIDGPEEPADYVFFGGGPAFEGKPFQELFPAVTLSIAKRKGTNAIDVAHAVLKKIDSLKGRLIPPEVHVTVTRDYGETAKEKSDELLWHMTIAVISVTLLILATLGVRESGIVAIAIPVTLALTLTVFYLGGYTLNRVTLFALIFSIGILVDDAIVVVENIVRHYRMPHNRGRNPLEVAVEATAEVGNPTILATFAVIAAILPMAFVRGLMGPYMRPIPVGATAAMLFSLAVAFVVTPWASVRLLRPEVEAKHEAEGWTTRVYRRAMRPLIHEPFWRYGFLVFVVLLLLGAMSLVAFKAVRVKMLPFDNKSEFQVVIDMPEGSTLEQTAAATRHIAQVIAEAPETTHYQLYIGTAAPHNFNGLIRHYFLRRGPNVADIQVNLVPKGDRKAQSHDIAKRLRPAIQEVARLYGANVKVAEIPPGPPVLQTLVAEIYGPDETGRLAIARQVKEIFEKTEGVVDVDWYVEDDQSKFVLTVDKEKAALNGISTATIVETVTALIRGQGIGLAHMPEEKEDVPIWVQLPIALRSRLEDVLRIKVQGTEGRLVPLSALVQVREVVQDKSIHHKNLMPVVYVTGDVAGREESPVYAILKMNKALDKLVVPEGYRLERYVATLPLSTERYAMKWDGEWHITYEVFRDLGLAFAAVLVLIYILVVGWFQSFVTPLVIMAAIPFSLVGILPAHGLFGIFFTATSMIGFIAGAGIVVRNSIILVDFVELRLREGMPLEDAVVDAGAVRFRPMVLTATSLIVGAAPMLLDPIFQGLPLALMSGEVASLLLSRVAVPILYFLSRRRTA